Proteins encoded in a region of the Flammeovirga yaeyamensis genome:
- a CDS encoding DUF58 domain-containing protein has product MKELLKKLRKYEIRIRKAINSHMQGDFHSVFKGSGLEFDDVRLYQYGDDIRHIDWNVSAKGHGTFVKTFKEEKEQNVFFVVDVSASQDIGKPNRKKIDISKEIASVLAMSALKEASSVGLLCFSDDKERYVKPNKGNKHAYQLIGELFRLKPKSPKTNINRALGQTLSMIKRKSIIIVISDFVDENYERHLKALCRKHDLVVIHVGDDRETTFPRIGIAPLYDKEAGKTIWVNTSSREFRNNLDKFYAQNRLELSDLVRRNGGNYTFINAQEDYVPKLVQLFKVRNSGRK; this is encoded by the coding sequence ATGAAAGAATTACTGAAAAAGTTAAGGAAGTACGAAATCCGTATTCGCAAGGCGATCAACTCGCACATGCAAGGGGATTTTCATTCTGTATTCAAAGGGTCCGGTCTGGAGTTCGATGATGTACGCCTTTATCAGTATGGAGACGATATTAGACATATCGACTGGAATGTGAGTGCAAAAGGACATGGTACTTTTGTAAAAACATTCAAAGAAGAAAAAGAACAAAACGTTTTCTTCGTAGTCGATGTGAGTGCATCTCAGGACATTGGTAAACCGAACAGGAAAAAAATAGATATATCAAAAGAAATTGCAAGTGTATTGGCTATGTCTGCCTTAAAAGAGGCAAGTTCTGTAGGCCTATTGTGTTTTTCTGATGATAAAGAACGCTATGTGAAACCCAATAAAGGGAACAAACATGCGTATCAATTGATAGGCGAGTTATTTCGTCTGAAGCCTAAATCGCCTAAAACGAATATCAATAGGGCATTGGGTCAAACATTATCCATGATTAAAAGGAAAAGCATCATTATTGTTATTTCCGATTTTGTGGATGAAAACTACGAACGTCACCTAAAAGCATTGTGTAGAAAGCACGACCTTGTGGTCATTCATGTAGGTGATGATCGAGAAACTACCTTCCCAAGAATTGGTATCGCCCCACTTTATGATAAAGAAGCTGGGAAAACAATTTGGGTAAATACTTCATCTCGTGAGTTTAGAAACAATTTGGATAAATTCTATGCTCAAAACAGGTTGGAGTTAAGTGACCTAGTCAGAAGGAACGGTGGAAACTATACTTTTATAAATGCACAAGAGGATTATGTACCTAAACTTGTTCAGTTATTTAAAGTAAGAAACAGCGGAAGAAAATAA
- a CDS encoding LytR/AlgR family response regulator transcription factor — MSKIKCMIVDDEPLAIKVIENYLQRLDEFEIIATCESAIDAFNVLQNNSVDLIFLDINMPMLTGIDFVKSLEKKPEIILTTAYREYALEGFEISALDYLLKPISFQRFLKAANKASQLINTKAAAENAHKGTPEVTSSAPPEPTRVTPKTSDEPPFIFLKVEKKMVKILLDDILYMESLKDYLRVYTKEKELVVHYTLTKILETLPDNDFIRIHRSYAISLNKVNAIEGNQVELKSGKMLPIGRLYQQVVKDTIYSKGIMPGS, encoded by the coding sequence ATGAGTAAGATAAAATGTATGATTGTAGACGATGAACCTTTAGCAATTAAGGTAATTGAAAATTATCTGCAACGTCTTGATGAATTTGAAATTATTGCCACTTGCGAAAGTGCTATTGATGCGTTTAACGTCTTACAGAATAATAGCGTTGATCTTATCTTTTTAGATATCAACATGCCGATGCTTACGGGAATCGATTTTGTAAAATCTTTAGAGAAAAAACCAGAAATTATCTTAACTACTGCTTACCGTGAGTATGCTTTAGAAGGTTTCGAAATTTCTGCACTCGATTATCTTTTAAAACCTATCTCTTTCCAACGATTCTTAAAAGCAGCCAATAAAGCTTCTCAGTTAATCAATACTAAAGCGGCGGCTGAAAATGCACATAAAGGCACACCGGAGGTCACTTCTTCCGCTCCACCTGAACCAACAAGGGTTACACCAAAAACATCTGATGAACCTCCTTTCATTTTCCTTAAAGTAGAAAAGAAAATGGTCAAGATTCTTTTAGACGACATTCTATATATGGAAAGCCTAAAGGATTATCTAAGAGTGTACACCAAAGAAAAAGAATTGGTAGTTCATTATACCCTCACTAAAATTCTAGAAACCCTACCCGATAACGATTTTATTAGAATACACCGCTCTTACGCAATCTCGCTTAATAAAGTAAATGCTATTGAGGGAAATCAAGTAGAATTAAAAAGCGGTAAAATGCTTCCTATTGGTCGTTTATATCAACAAGTAGTGAAGGATACGATTTATAGTAAGGGGATTATGCCGGGAAGCTAG
- the nhaD gene encoding sodium:proton antiporter NhaD, which translates to MMYYLMLEVFIFGYILIVLEHNIHINKAATALIMGAGLWALYAIGADDILQLGFSESWKLWLDGGGETGHEGIIHFIVHHELTEHLSEIASIVFFLMGAMTIVEVIDEYQGFRIITNRIKVTQKSKLLVIMSLLTFFLSAALDNLTTTIVIVAVLNKLIKDDETRWYFASMVVISANAGGAWSPIGDVTTIMLWIGGQITALKIIEEIFMPSLVAMVLPMIVLAFKLKGEIDTPDIHEDENTAFIKLRDRIIVLVMGIAALLFVPVIKSYTHLPPFIGMLLGLGVMWFMTDFKLHNKTAHDKRKLNVGHILKKIDMPTVLFLMGILLAVGALSSAGHLNVLAGFMQEHFTDIYLQNTLIGILSAIVDNVPIVAAFMGMYPIAEAGATGEMTNFVVDGKFWEMLAYCSGTGGSILIIGSAAGVAAMGMEHISFTWYLKNIAWIAALGYLGGISLFYLEMLFM; encoded by the coding sequence ATGATGTACTATTTGATGCTCGAAGTTTTTATTTTCGGGTATATCTTAATTGTTCTCGAACACAATATCCATATCAATAAAGCAGCAACTGCGTTAATTATGGGAGCTGGCCTCTGGGCATTGTATGCTATTGGTGCGGATGATATTCTACAACTTGGTTTTAGTGAGTCTTGGAAATTATGGCTCGATGGTGGTGGCGAAACTGGACATGAAGGAATTATTCATTTCATTGTTCATCACGAATTAACCGAACACCTTTCGGAAATTGCCTCTATTGTCTTCTTCTTAATGGGAGCCATGACAATTGTAGAAGTAATTGATGAATACCAAGGTTTCCGAATTATTACCAATAGGATAAAAGTGACTCAAAAATCGAAGTTATTGGTCATTATGTCCCTATTAACCTTCTTCCTTTCTGCAGCATTAGATAACCTTACCACTACAATCGTAATTGTAGCCGTCCTCAATAAACTGATAAAAGACGATGAGACGAGATGGTATTTTGCAAGTATGGTAGTGATCTCTGCCAATGCAGGCGGTGCTTGGTCACCAATTGGTGATGTTACCACTATCATGTTATGGATTGGAGGACAGATTACAGCATTAAAAATTATTGAAGAGATCTTTATGCCTTCATTGGTGGCCATGGTTCTTCCAATGATCGTTTTAGCATTCAAACTCAAAGGAGAAATTGATACTCCCGATATTCATGAAGATGAGAATACAGCTTTTATTAAATTAAGAGATAGAATTATTGTACTTGTAATGGGTATTGCAGCGTTATTGTTTGTGCCTGTTATTAAGTCTTACACTCACTTACCTCCATTTATAGGAATGTTGTTAGGTTTAGGTGTCATGTGGTTTATGACTGACTTCAAATTGCATAATAAAACAGCCCATGATAAGAGAAAGTTGAATGTAGGTCATATCTTGAAAAAGATTGATATGCCAACTGTATTGTTCTTAATGGGTATTCTATTAGCTGTAGGTGCATTGAGTAGTGCCGGACACTTAAATGTATTGGCCGGTTTTATGCAAGAACACTTCACTGATATTTACCTTCAGAATACATTAATTGGTATCTTATCTGCCATTGTTGATAACGTACCTATCGTCGCAGCATTTATGGGAATGTATCCAATTGCTGAAGCAGGTGCTACAGGAGAAATGACCAACTTTGTAGTAGATGGTAAATTCTGGGAAATGCTAGCGTATTGTTCAGGTACCGGTGGTAGTATTCTAATTATCGGATCTGCAGCAGGTGTTGCAGCAATGGGTATGGAACATATTTCATTTACTTGGTATTTAAAGAATATCGCTTGGATTGCCGCTTTAGGTTATCTAGGAGGGATATCTTTATTCTACTTAGAGATGTTATTCATGTAA
- a CDS encoding B12-binding domain-containing radical SAM protein codes for MIKTLLVTPPLTQLNTPYPATAYLKGFLREQNIDAHQIDLGLELVLKIFSADGLTQIFDQAEEVIQETSDNVQRIFMLQDDYLETIEPVIQFLQNKDNTLAHSICQDDFLPRASRFNNVDNVEWTFGSMGINDKARYLSTLYLEDLGDFIIETITEDFGFSRYAERIAMSATSFTPIEEAIEGEPHLLDQWLIEIFEEKLQLFDPEFVAFTVPFPGNLYGALKCGQYIKNNYPNIKVAMGGGYPNTELRTLRDPRVFNYVDFITLDDGEGPLFNLLKFIKGEKNEVQLQRTFKLSDVGEVKYIDQKVQDVITHAEVGTPDYSDLPLDQYLSVIDVANPMHRLWNDGRWNKLTVAHGCYWKKCTFCDISLDYIGRYDPAPAALIVDRIEMIIKETGQTGFHFVDEAAPPLALRDIAIELIRRGTKITWWGNIRFEKTFTPDLCKLLAASGCVAVSGGIEVASDRLLKLMKKGVTIKQAAQVTKAFSDANIMVHAYLMYGFPTQNTQETIDSLEVVRQMFAQKCLHSGFWHQFAMTAHAPVGLNPEEYKVEKEEFEFEGFAWNDLPHKDPTGAKHDRFSKGLKTSIFNFMHGLELDLPVQNWFDFSVSSTTLAPDLIEEALTETIKADIELPKYSLLWLGKSPMVEIDEDEGWGELIFINKKEDMVIETSDVLAEFIAQQIEEFSIYQEGEFSSIQKVGDTFEEETGFDREELFESDAWKQLREKGLLLIRL; via the coding sequence ATGATCAAAACATTATTAGTTACACCTCCGCTTACGCAGTTAAATACGCCTTATCCGGCGACGGCTTATCTTAAGGGCTTTTTGAGAGAGCAAAACATCGATGCTCATCAAATTGATCTTGGGTTGGAGCTGGTATTAAAAATATTTAGTGCCGATGGTTTAACTCAAATTTTTGATCAAGCAGAAGAGGTGATTCAAGAGACAAGTGATAACGTTCAAAGAATCTTTATGCTTCAGGACGATTATCTTGAAACCATTGAGCCTGTTATTCAATTTCTCCAAAATAAAGACAATACATTAGCACACAGTATTTGTCAGGATGATTTTCTACCTCGTGCCTCTCGATTTAATAATGTCGATAATGTAGAGTGGACTTTCGGTTCCATGGGGATAAATGATAAAGCCCGCTACCTAAGTACGCTTTACCTAGAGGATCTAGGAGATTTTATTATTGAAACCATCACCGAAGATTTCGGCTTTTCACGCTATGCCGAAAGAATTGCGATGTCGGCCACTAGTTTTACGCCTATTGAAGAAGCTATAGAAGGTGAACCTCACCTTTTGGATCAGTGGTTAATCGAAATTTTTGAAGAAAAGCTACAATTATTCGACCCAGAGTTTGTTGCTTTTACGGTTCCTTTCCCTGGAAACCTGTATGGTGCTTTAAAGTGCGGACAGTACATCAAAAACAACTACCCAAACATTAAAGTAGCGATGGGTGGAGGTTACCCCAATACTGAACTAAGAACGTTAAGAGATCCTCGTGTTTTCAATTATGTTGATTTTATCACTTTAGATGATGGTGAAGGTCCTTTATTCAACCTTCTGAAATTCATTAAAGGAGAGAAAAACGAAGTACAACTTCAGCGTACCTTCAAACTATCTGATGTTGGAGAGGTAAAATACATCGATCAAAAAGTGCAGGATGTCATTACTCATGCAGAAGTGGGCACTCCGGACTATAGCGATTTACCATTGGATCAATACTTATCTGTTATTGATGTAGCCAACCCTATGCATCGTCTTTGGAACGATGGCCGATGGAATAAATTAACGGTAGCCCATGGTTGCTATTGGAAGAAATGTACTTTCTGTGATATATCACTTGATTATATTGGTCGCTATGACCCTGCTCCTGCCGCTTTAATTGTGGATCGCATCGAAATGATCATCAAAGAGACAGGGCAAACTGGATTTCATTTTGTAGATGAAGCCGCACCTCCTCTAGCCTTAAGAGATATCGCCATTGAGTTGATCCGAAGAGGAACTAAAATTACATGGTGGGGTAATATCCGCTTTGAAAAAACTTTTACTCCAGATTTGTGTAAACTTCTAGCAGCATCAGGTTGTGTTGCTGTATCTGGAGGAATCGAAGTCGCTTCCGATCGTCTACTAAAACTGATGAAGAAAGGGGTGACTATCAAACAAGCGGCACAAGTGACCAAGGCATTTAGTGATGCGAATATTATGGTGCATGCTTACTTAATGTATGGATTCCCGACTCAGAATACACAAGAAACGATCGACTCATTGGAAGTAGTGAGACAGATGTTTGCGCAAAAGTGTCTTCATTCAGGCTTTTGGCATCAATTTGCCATGACCGCTCACGCCCCAGTTGGTCTAAACCCAGAAGAATATAAAGTAGAAAAGGAAGAATTTGAATTCGAAGGGTTTGCTTGGAACGATTTACCTCACAAAGATCCAACAGGAGCAAAACACGATCGATTCAGTAAAGGACTCAAAACTTCTATCTTTAATTTTATGCATGGATTAGAGCTGGACTTACCCGTGCAAAATTGGTTCGACTTCTCTGTATCCTCTACTACTCTTGCTCCTGATCTGATAGAAGAAGCTTTAACTGAAACGATAAAAGCTGATATTGAACTGCCTAAATACTCCTTATTATGGCTAGGTAAAAGTCCAATGGTAGAAATTGATGAAGACGAAGGTTGGGGAGAATTAATCTTTATCAATAAGAAAGAAGATATGGTGATTGAAACTTCTGATGTATTGGCTGAATTCATTGCTCAGCAAATTGAGGAATTCAGTATATATCAAGAAGGAGAGTTTTCTTCTATCCAAAAAGTAGGTGATACATTTGAAGAAGAAACGGGGTTTGATCGAGAAGAACTCTTTGAAAGCGATGCTTGGAAACAATTAAGAGAAAAAGGATTACTTTTAATTCGCCTTTAA
- a CDS encoding vWA domain-containing protein: MYEDILSLHWFKPSTLANFDWENFDYLYFILAIPLLFLLRWLLRYRVRQKLDVALPEGRLQADWSTFLRFLPPLFLSLGMALMIIALARPQKTNEQVEQWSEGIDIMLILDISHSMKIEDFVPNRMEAAKKVATKFIDGRVQDRIGLVIFSGEAISYAPLTTDYTLLKDLVTDIDFNMIKKNGTAIGLALGVAINRMRESTAKSKVAILLSDGENTAGSIDPKTAAELAYGYGVKVYTIGVGKEGRVPYGTDMFGVPKYIEQHLDETALRDIARIGKGKYFRATNNKALAKIFDQIDKYEKAEIKETRFKDTKDYYHIYLIYGLIFFLIWLALKSTFLTNALED; encoded by the coding sequence ATGTACGAAGATATATTGTCATTACATTGGTTTAAACCATCAACACTAGCCAATTTTGATTGGGAAAATTTTGATTATCTCTATTTCATTTTAGCGATTCCATTATTATTTCTATTGAGATGGTTGTTGCGTTATAGAGTACGTCAGAAATTAGATGTAGCCCTTCCAGAAGGAAGGCTTCAAGCAGATTGGAGTACCTTCCTAAGATTTTTACCTCCATTATTTTTAAGTCTTGGAATGGCGTTAATGATTATCGCGTTAGCAAGACCTCAGAAAACAAACGAACAGGTAGAACAGTGGTCGGAGGGTATCGATATCATGTTAATTCTTGATATTTCCCACTCGATGAAAATCGAAGACTTTGTTCCTAACCGAATGGAGGCAGCCAAAAAAGTAGCCACTAAATTCATCGATGGCAGGGTTCAAGATAGAATTGGTTTGGTCATCTTTTCAGGCGAAGCCATTTCTTATGCACCTTTGACGACCGATTATACCCTTCTAAAAGATCTGGTAACGGATATTGACTTCAACATGATCAAGAAGAATGGTACGGCAATCGGATTAGCATTGGGTGTAGCCATTAACCGAATGAGAGAGTCGACGGCAAAATCAAAAGTAGCTATTCTATTATCCGATGGTGAAAATACCGCAGGAAGTATCGACCCAAAAACCGCCGCTGAATTGGCATATGGTTATGGAGTAAAAGTATATACAATTGGTGTCGGTAAAGAAGGTAGAGTACCTTACGGAACTGATATGTTTGGTGTACCTAAGTATATCGAACAACATTTGGATGAAACGGCCTTGAGAGACATAGCAAGAATTGGTAAAGGAAAATATTTTAGAGCAACAAATAATAAAGCCTTAGCTAAGATCTTCGATCAAATTGATAAGTACGAGAAAGCGGAAATAAAAGAGACAAGATTTAAAGACACCAAAGATTATTATCATATTTATTTGATATATGGATTGATTTTTTTCCTAATTTGGTTGGCATTAAAGAGTACTTTCCTTACGAACGCACTAGAAGATTAA
- a CDS encoding GIN domain-containing protein — MLVIFSFACKKEKGEGPIISKELSISTFKKVNNSVATEILIEYGTEQSVTVDAEQNVLNALNTAVSDSTWNISLRTTIRDYTLKVKIVTPEIDAFTTSGSTPATISGPHSSNGDFAITASGSSTIEVDGMNAIVGDITLEASGSTTMNLNGFDARSLSTNTSGSGTFNFNGTTNFFALLTSGSTRVNAFDMTSRVAEINSIGSTKIQLTATEEINGSLSGSSILEYKGGASVAGLTATEGAEIRKVD, encoded by the coding sequence ATGCTTGTTATTTTCTCTTTTGCCTGTAAAAAAGAAAAAGGAGAGGGACCCATCATTTCGAAAGAATTATCGATAAGCACTTTTAAGAAAGTAAATAACTCTGTAGCTACTGAAATTCTTATTGAATACGGTACTGAACAATCTGTAACTGTGGATGCAGAACAAAATGTACTTAATGCTTTAAATACAGCAGTATCTGATTCTACTTGGAACATTAGTTTGAGAACAACGATAAGAGATTACACTTTAAAAGTAAAAATCGTTACTCCAGAAATCGATGCTTTTACAACTTCTGGAAGTACACCAGCAACGATTAGTGGACCACATTCTTCTAATGGAGATTTTGCAATAACAGCTTCAGGTTCTTCTACTATTGAGGTAGATGGTATGAATGCAATAGTTGGTGATATTACATTGGAAGCTTCTGGAAGTACGACCATGAATCTAAATGGATTTGATGCTCGTTCGTTAAGTACAAATACATCAGGAAGTGGTACATTTAATTTTAATGGAACGACCAACTTTTTTGCACTATTAACTTCTGGTTCTACTCGAGTTAATGCATTTGATATGACAAGTAGAGTGGCTGAAATTAACTCCATTGGAAGTACAAAAATCCAGTTAACTGCGACGGAAGAAATTAATGGAAGTTTATCTGGTTCATCAATTCTAGAATATAAAGGTGGAGCATCTGTAGCTGGCTTAACTGCCACTGAAGGAGCAGAAATCAGAAAAGTTGATTAA
- a CDS encoding DUF4296 domain-containing protein, whose amino-acid sequence MKRILKVLALGLILVSCAPKEKAQAPADLLSKDVMVKVLIDLYKAEATVSTQHLPKDEAMNAYVALQDDIYTNNNVDSAVFNKSYNFYLNHRVDEAAEIQKTVVETLKQEKEALSLGADKDAKAIAP is encoded by the coding sequence ATGAAAAGAATATTGAAAGTACTCGCATTAGGTTTAATACTCGTGAGCTGTGCACCTAAAGAAAAGGCGCAAGCACCTGCAGACCTTTTATCTAAAGATGTTATGGTCAAAGTATTAATCGATCTTTATAAAGCTGAAGCTACAGTTTCAACACAGCATCTTCCAAAAGATGAGGCGATGAATGCTTACGTTGCTTTACAAGATGATATCTACACCAATAATAATGTTGATTCTGCAGTATTCAACAAAAGCTACAACTTCTATTTAAACCATAGAGTTGATGAGGCTGCTGAAATTCAGAAAACAGTGGTAGAAACGCTTAAGCAAGAGAAAGAAGCATTATCATTAGGTGCTGATAAAGACGCAAAAGCAATTGCTCCTTAA
- a CDS encoding YceI family protein translates to MRRIILCLFIILTTKVTAQTEIEDGSYSINFDITPISILGKTNVSTFDCDYVPDASLTSNFCLERSNEHFQVINHKKMSLEILKFDCGIKLMTKEFRELLDYKHNSSIYIQFTGLERDVVEKEKAYVHLILTIGELSNPQEFKAEVKKLSDGKYELSGLGEFSILDYNLEPPQKMMGMVKVKDKISIDFTIHISKEEFAN, encoded by the coding sequence ATGAGGAGAATAATTCTATGCTTATTTATTATTCTCACAACTAAAGTAACAGCTCAAACAGAAATCGAAGATGGAAGTTATTCTATAAACTTTGACATCACACCAATTTCTATCCTAGGGAAAACCAACGTCAGTACATTTGATTGTGATTACGTTCCTGACGCCTCATTGACCTCTAATTTTTGCTTAGAAAGAAGTAACGAACATTTTCAAGTAATCAACCACAAAAAAATGAGTTTAGAAATTCTAAAATTTGATTGTGGTATTAAACTCATGACTAAAGAATTCAGAGAATTACTTGATTATAAACACAATTCATCCATTTATATTCAGTTTACAGGATTAGAACGTGATGTAGTTGAAAAAGAAAAAGCATATGTACATCTAATTCTAACAATTGGTGAATTGAGCAACCCTCAAGAGTTTAAGGCTGAGGTTAAAAAACTATCTGATGGTAAATACGAGTTAAGTGGTCTAGGAGAGTTTTCTATCTTGGATTATAACCTTGAACCCCCTCAAAAAATGATGGGTATGGTAAAAGTGAAGGATAAAATATCCATCGATTTTACCATACATATTTCTAAAGAAGAATTTGCTAACTAA
- the mrdA gene encoding penicillin-binding protein 2 yields the protein METRRWHLIFGFTMLFILYGIVLLNIQVLSSEYKTMSEANIVDRQVEYPLRGMIYDRNGQLLASNAAVFDIMVTPKYFKLAEEDSAILAGMLDYTIEELRFNIKKARGYSWFKPSVLKKQISQIDYARIQDKIIRFKGISIQARTIRSYPHKSLANALGYVKEVSRSYLEKDTTKYYQSGDLIGISGIEKFYEKQLRGQRGVSYVMKNVKGVVKGPYADGKLDTIPRVGATLTSSIDLDLQKYGEDLMVNKKGAIVAIDPSTGEILAMISAPSYDPNELTGEGKRVSKNYSNLSRDKNKPLFNRSMQSRYPPGSTFKTVMAMIGLQRGVVDTTTTYFSCNKRLVGCHEHASPLNVRGSIVNSCNPWYYQEIRRLMDDEGKRYQTSDRLRETLDEWRDEVKGYGLGVKLGVDMPYEKGGLVPSSRLYDRIYKGGGWKISTIHSISIGQGEVLSMPIQLANLGAIIANRGHYYTPHIIKDVGGEGPLEQYKEKHTVNVKPEYVDHIARAMADVPRIGTARRAFSNDIVICGKTGTAQNPHGEDHSIFMGFAPLHNPKIAIAVYVENAGFGGTWAAPIASLMMEKYVNGEVKRGYLEKYVYSGDLIAKEEARKERERKLKELREKNKARYKEIQARKAKQDSVKVTTSDSE from the coding sequence ATGGAGACAAGACGCTGGCATCTTATTTTTGGTTTTACCATGCTATTCATCTTATATGGTATTGTACTACTTAATATTCAGGTATTAAGTAGTGAGTATAAAACCATGTCTGAAGCGAACATTGTAGACCGTCAAGTAGAATACCCTCTTCGTGGTATGATTTACGATAGGAATGGTCAACTTTTAGCGTCGAATGCTGCTGTTTTTGATATTATGGTTACGCCAAAATATTTTAAACTGGCCGAAGAAGATTCAGCAATACTTGCAGGTATGTTGGATTATACCATTGAAGAATTGCGATTCAACATCAAAAAAGCTAGAGGATATTCTTGGTTTAAACCTTCTGTTTTAAAGAAGCAGATCAGTCAAATAGATTACGCTAGAATCCAAGATAAAATCATCCGTTTTAAAGGAATTTCCATTCAGGCAAGAACGATTCGTTCCTATCCTCATAAAAGTTTAGCCAATGCTTTAGGCTATGTAAAAGAAGTATCAAGATCCTATTTAGAAAAAGATACCACTAAGTATTATCAAAGTGGTGACCTTATAGGCATATCTGGCATAGAGAAATTTTACGAAAAGCAATTAAGAGGGCAACGTGGAGTAAGCTACGTGATGAAAAACGTAAAAGGAGTAGTAAAAGGTCCTTATGCTGATGGTAAATTAGATACTATTCCAAGAGTAGGTGCGACATTAACTTCATCCATAGATCTTGATTTACAGAAATATGGAGAGGATTTGATGGTGAACAAAAAAGGAGCAATTGTCGCTATTGATCCTAGCACAGGAGAGATTTTAGCCATGATTTCTGCACCTTCTTACGACCCGAATGAATTAACTGGAGAGGGTAAACGAGTTTCTAAAAACTACAGTAACCTTTCAAGAGATAAAAACAAGCCTTTATTCAATAGATCCATGCAATCGAGGTATCCTCCTGGGTCTACCTTTAAGACGGTAATGGCCATGATCGGCCTTCAGAGAGGAGTAGTTGATACCACCACTACATACTTTTCTTGTAACAAGCGACTTGTAGGGTGTCACGAACATGCTAGTCCATTAAATGTTCGTGGATCAATTGTCAACTCGTGTAACCCTTGGTATTACCAAGAAATCCGAAGGTTGATGGATGATGAAGGGAAAAGATACCAAACATCAGATCGTTTAAGAGAGACCTTGGATGAATGGAGAGACGAAGTAAAGGGCTACGGTCTAGGTGTCAAATTAGGTGTAGACATGCCTTATGAAAAAGGTGGTCTAGTGCCAAGCTCAAGACTATACGATAGAATTTACAAAGGCGGAGGATGGAAAATCAGTACTATTCATTCTATTAGTATTGGTCAGGGTGAAGTATTGTCAATGCCTATTCAGTTGGCCAACTTAGGTGCGATTATAGCGAATAGAGGACATTATTACACTCCACATATTATCAAAGATGTTGGAGGTGAAGGTCCGTTGGAACAATATAAGGAAAAGCATACGGTAAATGTTAAGCCAGAATATGTAGATCATATTGCTAGAGCCATGGCTGATGTGCCTAGAATTGGTACAGCAAGAAGAGCATTTAGTAACGATATTGTGATCTGTGGTAAAACAGGTACAGCACAAAACCCTCACGGTGAAGATCACTCGATTTTTATGGGATTTGCTCCGTTACATAACCCTAAAATCGCCATTGCAGTGTATGTTGAGAATGCGGGTTTTGGTGGTACATGGGCCGCTCCAATCGCCTCTCTAATGATGGAAAAGTACGTGAACGGAGAAGTGAAACGTGGCTACCTAGAGAAATACGTTTATAGCGGAGATTTAATTGCTAAAGAAGAAGCAAGAAAAGAACGTGAGCGTAAACTCAAAGAATTAAGAGAGAAAAATAAAGCGAGATATAAAGAGATTCAGGCGCGTAAGGCGAAACAGGATTCTGTGAAGGTGACGACTTCTGACTCGGAATAA